CGGTAGCGGGCCTGGCCCGTGGCCGCCAGCGCGCCCAGGGTCCGGCCGTGAAACGCCCTCTCGGCCACGATGACTTCGAACCGCCGTCCTCCGTCGGCGCGCCCCACCTTGCGGGCGATCTTGATGGCCGCCTCCACGGCCTCGGCGCCGCTGTTGCAGAAAAACACCCGCTCGGCCACCGAGTGCTCCACCAGCCAGCGGGCCAGGTCCACCTGCTCGGGAATGTGGTAGAGGTTGCTCACGTGCAAAAGGCGGCCGGCCTGGGCGCAGATGGCCCGGGTCAGGGCCGGGTGGTTGTGCCCCAGGGCGCACACGGCAATGCCGGCCACGAAATCCAGATAGGTGCGCCCGTCCACCCCGACCAGGCGCGCGCCCTCCCCGGACCGGAAGGCGACCGGCGCGCGCCGGTAGGTGCGCATCAGGTAGCGGTCGCTGAGCTCGATCAGGGTGCGGATGTCCACGGCGGCCTCAAAGGGTGATCATGGTGCCGATCCCCTGCTCGGTGAACAGTTCGACCAGCAGCCCGTGGGGCTGGCGGCCGTCGATGATGTGGGCGGACGGCACCCCCGCCTCCAGGGCGGTCAGGCACGCTTCCACCTTGGGGATCATCCCCCGGGAGATGACGCCCTCGGCCACCAGTGCGCGCACCTGGGCGGCGGTGGCGGTGGAGAGCACCTCCGCCTGCGGCGGCTGGCCGGTGAGGATGCCGGGGACGTCGGTGAGCACGATGAACTTGCCGGCGCCCAGCGCTCCCGCCAGCGCCGCCGCCGCGTGGTCGGCGTTGAGGTTGTAGGTGCGGCCGTCCCGCCCCCATCCCACCGATGCCACCACGGGGATGAATCCGTGCTCGGCCAGCACCCGCACCACCGTGGGGTCCACCTCCTCCACCTCGCCCACCAGGCCCAGGTCCTCCGGCCCGGCCAGAGGCCGGGCCCGCAGCAGCCCGCCGTCCTTGCCGCTCAGGCCCACCGCCCGCCCGCCGGCGGCCGCCAGGCGCGCCACCAGGGCCTTGTTCGCCCGTCCGGCCAGGACCATCTCCACCACGTCCATGGTCTCCTGGTCGGTGACCCGCAGCCCGTTGACGAACCGGCTGGGCTTGCCCAGGCGGTCCAGCATCCGGGTGATCTCCGGCCCGCCGCCGTGGACCAGGACCGGGCGGACGCCCGCCCCCTGGAGCAGCACCAGGTCCTCGGCCAGGGTGTCGGCGGGCTCGCCGTCCATGATGCTGCCGCCGTACTTCACCACCACGGTGCGGGAGGCCCACGCCCGCACGTAGCGCAGGGCCTGGGCGAGGGAAGCGCCCGGGTCGGAGTCGGTCCGCGCCCGGGCATCGGCCGCGGGGGAGGCGTCGGAGCGTCTCATCAGCTCATGTATCCGGCGTTGGTCTTCACGTAGGCCTCGGTGAGGTCAGAAAACCACCCCGACCACGCCCCGTGTCCCAGGCGCAGGTCCACCACGATCTCCACCTCGGGGCGCCGCATGTCCGCCGCCACGGCGTCCAGGTCCGCCCCCGCGGCGGCGCCGCCCCGGGCCACCAGGTGGCCGGCGATCCAGACGTCGAAGCGGTCGGGATCCACCTCCGCCCCCGACCGGCCGGCGGCGGCGACAATCCGGCCCCAGTTGGGCTCCGGACCCGCCAGCGCCGTCTTCACCAGGGGGGAGGTCATCACCGCCTCCGCCACGCGGCGCGCGTCGTCGGCCGAACGGGCTCCCCGCACCACGAGCCTCCCGATCCGTCCGGTGCCCTCCCCGTCCCGCACCACCATCAGGGCGAGCTCCCGGGCCACCGCGTCCAGGGCGGCCTGGAAGGCCGCCAGCCCCTCGCTGTCCTCGTCCAGGGGCGGGTTCCCGGCCATCCCGCTGGCCAGGCAGAACAGGGAGTCGTTGGTGCTGGTGTCGCCGTCCACCGAGATGCGGTTGAACGAACCGTCGGCGGCCTCGCGCAGGGCGCGCTGCAGCGCCGGCGGGGTCACCGCCGCGTCGGTGGTGATCACCCCCAGGGTCGTGGCCATGCGCGGGTGGATCATCCCCGCCCCCTTGGCCATCCCGCCCACGGTCACCGCGACCCCGCCGACCTCCACCCGGGCGGCCGCGGTCTTGGGGAAGGCGTCGGTGGTGAGGATCGCCCGCGCGGCGTCGTCGCCTCCGTCAGGCCGCAGGGCCCGCACCGCCTGCGGAATGCCCCGTCGGAGCGCCTCCATGGGCAGCGGAACCCCGATGACCCCGGTGCTGGCCACCAGCACCTCCTCCTCGGAGGCGCCCAGCCCGGCCGCCACCAGGGCGGCCATCTCCCGGGCGTCGGCCAGGCCCCGGGGGCCGGTGCAGGCGTTGGCGTTGCCGCTGTTGATCACCACGGCCCGCGCCCGCCCCGAGCGGATGCGCTGCTGGCTCAGCAGGACGGGCGCCGCCTTCACCCGGTTGGTGGTGAACACCGCCGCGGCCGTGGCCGGGCGCTCGCAGACCACCAGGGCCAGGTCCGGGCGGGACGCTTTGATGCCGCAGTGGACGCCCGACGCCAGAAATCCCCGGGGCGAGGTGACTCCGCCCGCCTGCAGGGAGACGACAGACGCGTGCACCGCCATCGCGCACCCTCCACCGACGCGTCAGGGAAACAGTCCCGGGGTCTCCAGCCCCAGAGTGTCGGGCCACCCCAGCATGACGTTCATGTTCTGCACGGCCTGGCCGCTGGCGCCCTTGCCCAGGTTGTCCAGCGCCGCCAGGGCCACGGCCACGCCCGCCCGCCGGTCCACCCGCACCGCCACGTCGCAGAAGTTGCTGCCGGTGGTGGCCTTGGTCTGGGGCAGGCCGTCGGCCAGCACCCGCACGAAGGGCTCCCCGGCATACGCCTCCTGCAACACCGCGGTGGCCGCCTCGGTGGTGAGGTCCGACGCCAGCGGCAGATAGGCCGTCACCAGAATTCCCCGGGTCATGGGGATCAGGTGCGGGGTGAAGGCCACCGTCACCGCGTGCCCGGCGCAGGCCAGAAGTTCCTGCTCGATCTCGGGGGTGTGCCGGTGTCCAGTCACCTGATAGGGCCGGACGTTCTCGTTGACCTCGCTGAAGTGCGTCTCCAGGGACGCGCTGCGCCCCGCCCCCGACACGCCGGACTTGGCGTCGATCACGATGCCGCGCGGAGCCACCACACCCGCCTGCAGCAGGGGGACCACCGCCAGCAGGGCCGCGGTGGGATAGCATCCCGGATTGCCCACGATCCGCGCGCGGCGGACCTCCGCCCGGTGGAACTCGGTGAGGCCGTAGGCCGCCTGCTCGAGCAGGTGCGGGCACCCGTGGGGCATCCGGTAGGTCTGCTCGTAGACCTGCGGGTCCCGAAACCGGAAGTCCGCGCCGAGATCGATGACCCGCGCGCGCTCCACCAGCGCCGGCGCCAGGGCCATGGCGCGCCCCGGCGGCACGGCCAGGAAGACCACGTCCGAGTCGGCGGCGATGCGGGCCGCATCCGCCGGCTCGGTGACGGCGTCGGTGAATCCCCGCAGGTGGGGATGCAGTCCGGCCAGGGGCTCGCCGGCCCGGGTGTCCGCGGCCACATGGGTGAGCCGCACCCGGGGATGCCCCACCAGCAGGCGGGCCAGCTCTCCCCCGCCGTATCCCGATGCGCCGATGATGCTCACCCGGACCGCCATGGCCCCTCCGCCCGCGCGCGGCGCGGTGCGAAAAATCATACCAGCCTCTGCATGAACATGCAAGGGCAACCGGCGGGTCCGGACGGGCGCCCTAGGGCCCCGGCGGGACGGCGGACCGGCGCAGGACCAGCTCGTACAGGAGCATAGCCACCGCCGCCAGCCCGGCGGTCTCGGTGCGCAGGATCAGCGGTCCCAGGGTGACGGTCAGCGCGCCCTGGGCCCGCGCCTCCTCCACCTCGGCCGCGGTCAGGCCGCCTTCCGGCCCCACCACCAGCGCCACCCGCCGGGGCGATGCGTCCCGGAGGGCGTCGGCCAGGGTGCGGCGGGTCTCCCCTTCCCACAGGACCAATCGGAGGTCGCAGGAAGCGATGCGCGCCAGGGCCGGGGCCAACGACATCGGCGGATGGACCGCCGGCACGTCGCTGCGGCGGCACTGCTGGGCCGCCTCGCGGGCGATGCGCCGCCAGCGGTCCACCCGCCCCTCCGCCCGCGGGACGGCGCGGGCCGCGAGGAGGGGGATGAACTCCGCCACTCCCAGCTCCGTGCCGGCCCGCACCACCGCGTCCATCTTGGCGCCCCGGGGTACGCCCTGAACCAGCACCACGGTCAGGGGCGGCGTGCGCCCGGTCCGCACCTCCACCACCCGGCCCGTCACCTGCGCGGGGGTGACGGTGAGCAGTTCCACGACCCGGTCCACGCCGCTGCCGTCAAACGCCACCACCCGGTCGCCGGGGCGCAGGCGGAGGACCGTCGCGATGTGGCGGGCCTGCTCCCGGGCAAAGTTCACGCGATCCCCGGCCACCCGGTCCGCGGGCACGAAGAACCGCCGCGCCGGCGCGTCGCGCTCCGTCACGGCCGTCTCCTCACCCGGAGTCCGCGCGGGCGAGGACCAGGCACCGCCACTCCTCCTCGGCGCGGCGCTCCACCACGGTCCACCCGCAGGCCCGGGCCACCGCCTCCACCTCCAGGCACCGGTCGGCGCCGATGCCGCCGGCCGCCAGGCGGCCGCCGGGGCGCAGGTGCGCGGCGGCCTCGGCCACGAACTCCAGGTGCAGGTCCGCGGTGAGGTTGGCCACGATCAGGTCGCCCTGCTCGGGCACGTCGCGCAGGAACGTTCCCACGCGCACCTCGACCCGGTCGGCCACGCCGTTGTGGACCACGTTGCGGGTGGCCACCTCCACCGCCACCGGGTCCACGTCCACCGCCACCACCCGGGCCGCCCCCAGGCGGGCGGCGGCGATGGCCAGGATCCCCGATCCGGTCCCGACGTCCAGGACGACCTCCCCGCCCCGCAGGCAGTCTTCCAGCACCTCCAGGCACTGGCGGGTGGACGGGTGCAGGCCCGTGCCGAACGCCATCCCCGGGTCGAGGCTCACCACGACCCGCCCCGGAGGCGGCGGCTCCGCCTCCCAGGTCGGAGTGATCCACAGGGTGCGCCCCACGGGCCGCGGCCGCACGTAGCGCTTCCAGGCGTGCGCCCACCCCTCGTCCTCGACGACGCGGGTGCGGATGCGGCCGGGGCCGATATCCAGTCCCACCCGGGGCAGGGCCCGGACGCGCCGGGCGATGGCCCGCAGGGTCACGTCGGTGGCCGGCCCGACCGGCAGGTACGCCCGCAGCACGACCTGGCCGGAGCGGGGCGTCTCCTCCTGGACGCCTCCCACGCGGGTTTCCAGCAGGATGTTGGCCACCGCCTCGGCGGCCTGGGGGGTCGTGGTGATGGCGATCTCTACCCACCGCATGGCGTGCGCCGCACCGCCGCTCAGGCGGATCCCCGGACGTCGCCCCCGGGCGNNNNNNNNNNNNNNNNNNNNNNNNNNNNNNNNNNNNNNNNNNNNNNNNNNNNNNNNNNNNNNNNNNNNNNNNNNNNNNNNNNNNNNNNNNNNNNNNNNNNGCCCCCGGGCGGCTACGAGAGCAGGTCGCGCACCCGGTCTGTGGCCTTGCGCCGGCCAGGCCGGCGCCCGCCGTGGCGCAGGGCCGCCGCCTGCCGCAGCAGCTCCCGCTCCTCGTCGGTGAGGTCCCGGGGGACCTGCACATCGAGGCGGACGTGCAGGTCTCCCCTTCCCCCGCGGGTGTCGGGCAGCCCCAGCCCCCGCAGGGTCAGCACCGTCCCCGGTTGCACTCCGGGAGGAATCGCATGGCGGCGGGGACCCTGCAGGGTGGGAATCTCCACCTCGTCGCCCAGCGCCGCCTGGTAGATGGAAATCGGGACCGTGCAGTACAGGTCGCGCCCCCGGCGCTCGAACACCGGGTGGGGTCGCAGGTGGACCACCACGTACAGGTCTCCCCGGGGACCGCCGCGCGCTCCCGCCTCGCCTTCCCCCGGCACCCGCAACCGGGCGCCATCTTCCACCCCCGCCGGAATCGTGACGGTGACGGACCGGGTGGCCTCGGCGCGGCCGCGGCCGCGGCACTGCCGGCACGGGTGGCGCAGCACGGTGCCCTCCCCGCCGCAGGTGGGGCAGGTGCTGATCCGGGTGAAGGAGCCGAAGATGGTGCGCTGGGAGTAGGTC
This region of Armatimonadota bacterium genomic DNA includes:
- the argB gene encoding acetylglutamate kinase; the encoded protein is MRRSDASPAADARARTDSDPGASLAQALRYVRAWASRTVVVKYGGSIMDGEPADTLAEDLVLLQGAGVRPVLVHGGGPEITRMLDRLGKPSRFVNGLRVTDQETMDVVEMVLAGRANKALVARLAAAGGRAVGLSGKDGGLLRARPLAGPEDLGLVGEVEEVDPTVVRVLAEHGFIPVVASVGWGRDGRTYNLNADHAAAALAGALGAGKFIVLTDVPGILTGQPPQAEVLSTATAAQVRALVAEGVISRGMIPKVEACLTALEAGVPSAHIIDGRQPHGLLVELFTEQGIGTMITL
- the argJ gene encoding bifunctional glutamate N-acetyltransferase/amino-acid acetyltransferase ArgJ, with protein sequence MAVHASVVSLQAGGVTSPRGFLASGVHCGIKASRPDLALVVCERPATAAAVFTTNRVKAAPVLLSQQRIRSGRARAVVINSGNANACTGPRGLADAREMAALVAAGLGASEEEVLVASTGVIGVPLPMEALRRGIPQAVRALRPDGGDDAARAILTTDAFPKTAAARVEVGGVAVTVGGMAKGAGMIHPRMATTLGVITTDAAVTPPALQRALREAADGSFNRISVDGDTSTNDSLFCLASGMAGNPPLDEDSEGLAAFQAALDAVARELALMVVRDGEGTGRIGRLVVRGARSADDARRVAEAVMTSPLVKTALAGPEPNWGRIVAAAGRSGAEVDPDRFDVWIAGHLVARGGAAAGADLDAVAADMRRPEVEIVVDLRLGHGAWSGWFSDLTEAYVKTNAGYMS
- the argC gene encoding N-acetyl-gamma-glutamyl-phosphate reductase, which produces MAVRVSIIGASGYGGGELARLLVGHPRVRLTHVAADTRAGEPLAGLHPHLRGFTDAVTEPADAARIAADSDVVFLAVPPGRAMALAPALVERARVIDLGADFRFRDPQVYEQTYRMPHGCPHLLEQAAYGLTEFHRAEVRRARIVGNPGCYPTAALLAVVPLLQAGVVAPRGIVIDAKSGVSGAGRSASLETHFSEVNENVRPYQVTGHRHTPEIEQELLACAGHAVTVAFTPHLIPMTRGILVTAYLPLASDLTTEAATAVLQEAYAGEPFVRVLADGLPQTKATTGSNFCDVAVRVDRRAGVAVALAALDNLGKGASGQAVQNMNVMLGWPDTLGLETPGLFP
- a CDS encoding 16S rRNA (uracil(1498)-N(3))-methyltransferase; translation: MTERDAPARRFFVPADRVAGDRVNFAREQARHIATVLRLRPGDRVVAFDGSGVDRVVELLTVTPAQVTGRVVEVRTGRTPPLTVVLVQGVPRGAKMDAVVRAGTELGVAEFIPLLAARAVPRAEGRVDRWRRIAREAAQQCRRSDVPAVHPPMSLAPALARIASCDLRLVLWEGETRRTLADALRDASPRRVALVVGPEGGLTAAEVEEARAQGALTVTLGPLILRTETAGLAAVAMLLYELVLRRSAVPPGP
- the prmA gene encoding 50S ribosomal protein L11 methyltransferase, whose product is ARGRRPGIRLSGGAAHAMRWVEIAITTTPQAAEAVANILLETRVGGVQEETPRSGQVVLRAYLPVGPATDVTLRAIARRVRALPRVGLDIGPGRIRTRVVEDEGWAHAWKRYVRPRPVGRTLWITPTWEAEPPPPGRVVVSLDPGMAFGTGLHPSTRQCLEVLEDCLRGGEVVLDVGTGSGILAIAAARLGAARVVAVDVDPVAVEVATRNVVHNGVADRVEVRVGTFLRDVPEQGDLIVANLTADLHLEFVAEAAAHLRPGGRLAAGGIGADRCLEVEAVARACGWTVVERRAEEEWRCLVLARADSG
- the dnaJ gene encoding molecular chaperone DnaJ, which produces MRDYYEILGVDRNATQEEIKQAFRRLAREYHPDVRKDDPQASERFKEINEAYQVLSDPERRARYDRYGTVQPVPSAPSEDLFGPFEPFGDLFEMFFGRRVRADRQGPERGADLRYDLEITLEEAASGVDKTLEIRRLDTCPSCFGTGAERGSAPERCRTCGGSGQVTYSQRTIFGSFTRISTCPTCGGEGTVLRHPCRQCRGRGRAEATRSVTVTIPAGVEDGARLRVPGEGEAGARGGPRGDLYVVVHLRPHPVFERRGRDLYCTVPISIYQAALGDEVEIPTLQGPRRHAIPPGVQPGTVLTLRGLGLPDTRGGRGDLHVRLDVQVPRDLTDEERELLRQAAALRHGGRRPGRRKATDRVRDLLS